The following nucleotide sequence is from Peribacillus sp. ACCC06369.
GAATAGCCAATTATATGCCTCCACCAGAATGATATTTTCATTATCCGAGCAAAAGCAGGCTCCATCCCTGTTTCAAAAAGTGAGCCGGAAAGGAGTCCCGATAAGAGCCCTTCTCATATCCACTTTGGGCATATTTCTTGCTGCAGGAGTAAAGGTCCTGCTTCCGGATACCTCATATGCATTCATGATGGGGATATCGATGTTCGGAGCCATTTTAACCTGGTTCATGGTGTTCATCTCCCATTTATATTTCAGAAAGGGGTGGGAGAGATCAGGGGGGCGTAAATTACCGGTCAAAATGTATGGCTTTCCGTATTTAACGATTCTTGGTGCATTACTCTTGTTTGCTTTAACGGTATCTACTTGGTTCACTGGCCCGTTTAAAATCGTTCTCCAGTTCGGTGTTCCTTGGCTGGTCTTCCTTTGCATCGTTTATTTTTTAATGTCGAAAATCAAAAGAACGTAAAGGGAAAGAGGGATGGTATGGATAATGGACCAAAGGATAAACATCGTTTGGAAGAAGGGATGGTAACTGATTTTGAGAAGGATATGTCCTATGGGGACTACCTGCATTTAAATCAAATTTTATCAAGTCAGCACCGGCTTTCCGGACATCACGATGAAATGCTGTTCATCATCATTCACCAAACCAGTGAATTATGGATGAAATTGATCCTCCATGAATTGACTGCAGCAACGGAACATATTGAGGCAGGGCACTTGGAGCCTTCCTTTAAGATGCTATCCAGAGTGGCTAGAATCCAACAGCAACTTGTTCAATCCTGGAATGTGCTTTCGACCTTAACTCCATCTGATTATATGGAATTCCGGGATAAACTAGGAAACTCTTCCGGATTTCAATCATTTCAGAACAGGTTGATAGAATTTGCATTGGGTCAAAAGAATTCGCAAATATTGGCGGTTTTCCGTCATCAGCCTGAGCTGTATGAGTCGATGATGGCTGCTTTGAATAAACCTAGTATTTATGATGCGGCGATTGGGGCTTTGGCTGCAAAAGGACTTCCCGTTGATGAATCAGTCTTGAACAGGGATTGGTCTGAAACCTATCGGGCAAATGCCAGTGTCGAAAGCGCGTGGCTGAAAGTTTACCGTGATGTGCATAAATACTGGGATTTGTATGAGTTGGCCGAAAAACTCGTTGATATTGGAAGTCAGCAACAATTCTGGAGATTCAATCATATGAGCACTGTCGAGCGGATCATCGGTAATAAGATGGGAACGGGCGGATCATCCGGTGTAAGTTATCTGAAGAAAGTGGTCGAACAGCCATTTTTTCCTGAGCTTTGGACTTTAAGGACCAAACTGTAAGCTTTGACTGGAGGGGAAATTATAGTTGAATCCATGGTTAGATATTTCTCAGCGCCTGAATGAAAGTACGCCATATTGGCCAGGAGATGCACAATATTCATATCGGCTTAATTCATCAATAGCGGAGGGTGCATCCGTGAATGTAGGGGAAATTCGGATGAGTACCCATTTAGGAACCCATATTGATGCGCCCTTTCATTTTGATGGACAGGGAAAAAAAACATCGAACTTGATATCGATTTATATATTGGAACTGCACTTGTAGTAAAGGTGGGTGCAGCTGAAAGTATTGGCATCAAAGATTTTGAAGGCGTTGAATTGACAGGAGTCCGAAGGTTGTTGCTGGGTACTGGACAATGGAAGGACCACAGCCGTTTTCCTGAATGGATTCCAGCGGTTGAACCAGGTTTAGCACCCTTCCTTGCAAATAAAGGAGTGAGGCTGCTTGGGATTGATTTACCTTCCGTTGACTTTCTCGACAGCAAAGAATTGCCTGCACATCATGCGCTGTCTGGCTGTGGGATTCATATCCTGGAAGGGCTGGTCCTTGACGGACTTGAGCCTGGGCTATACGATTTGGCTGCATTACCGCTTGCATTAGAAGCAGGGGATGGGAGTCCGGTCAGGGCCGTGGTGAAAAAGAAAGGCTGATGAGGGGGATATAAGGATGGGCAAAATTGGAGTTTATGGATCTTCCTTCGATCCAGTCACCAATGTGCATTTATGGACAGCATCCACCATTGCGCATCGTGCTAAGCTAGACAAGGTGATTTTTTTGCCTTGTGCCAATGGCCGCATCGATAAACAGATGAAAACGAGCAATGGACACCGTTGGAAAATGCTTGGTCTGGCAATAGGGGGCAACCCGTTATTCGAAGTTAGTGATTATGAAATTAATGAACGTGCTGGAACGAGTAAACAATATACTTGGTATACGATGGAATATTTTAAATCAAGATATCCTATGGATGAAGTTTATTTCATAATGGGTGCGGATTTACTTGAAGATATTGATAATCAGGAGTTACCGATCCACTTACGATGGAAATTCAGGGAAAAGTTGATTGCCAATCATAAATTCATCGTCATGGCACGGGATGGGATCGATATGTTGAAAATCATATCCAAAAGTCCATTGCTAAGGAATTATGATGATGGCAATACATTTCACCTTATAGATAAAGGTCTTTCCATGGAAATCAGTTCTACATATATAAGGGATGAATTCGCGATGGGTGGGGAACCAAGATATTTACTGCCTGATCAGTGCTATCAGTATATTGTGGACAATAAGCTGTATCAAAAAGGATCAAATTCTTAAGTGTCGGGCTCGATCTCTCCGTGGATCGAGCTCTTTCGTATGGAAAATTCATTCACCTTCGATACGTGAATGAGTTTAAATAAAAGGACATGTTTATTAATGAAAACGTAGTTGACAACTTGGTATACTATGCTTTATGTTAATGATACATAAATTCAGAATATTTGCTGATCAGAGAACTGAAGGCATACTATCTCCTTGGAAAAAAAATTAAAAGGGAAGTAGTGTGCTTTTTTTGTTGCAAAAAAACAGGGGGAATTCCATGAAAAAGTTGATGAAATTGACAAGTTTGATATTAGCCTTCGGTGTACTTGCAGGATGTAACTCGGAAAAAACGGAAGGGGACGGGACATCAAAGTCAAAGACACTTGAGCTATTGAATGTGTCATACGATCCGACACGCGAATTGTACCAGGAATTCAATGAAGCGTTTGTGAAGCACTGGAAAGAAGAATCGGGTCAGGATGTAACGATTCAACAATCCCATGGCGGATCTGGTAAACAGGGTAGGGCTGTCATTGATGGATTGGAAGCGGATGTCGTTACATTGGCATTGGCCTATGATATTGATGCCATTTATGAAGCTAGTAACCTATTAGCGGGGGATTGGCAGAAACGTCTGCCGGAAAACTCGACACCTTACACCTCAACCATTGTGTTTTTGGTAAAAAAGGATAACCCTAAAGGTATTAAAGATTGGGATGATTTAACCAAAAAGGATGTTTCCGTAATTACACCAAATCCAAAGACAAGCGGAGGGGCAAGGTGGAATTACCTGGCAGCTTGGGCTTATGCAGAGAAGAATTTCGATAATGACGAAACAAAAGTAAAGGATTTCATGAAAAAACTTTATCAGAATGTTGAAGTCCTGGATTCAGGGGCACGTGGTGCAACCACCACTTTTGTAGAAAGGGGAATTGGTGACGTACTTATCGCTTGGGAGAATGAAGCCTATTTAACACTTGAAGAATTCGGTGATGACAAATATGAAATCGTCAATCCTTCGATCAGTATATTAGCAGAGCCACCGGTAGCTGTTGTCGACGAAGTGGTAGAGAAAAAAGGAACCAAGGAAGTGGCTGAAGCCTACCTGGAATACCTATATACGGATGCAGGTCAGGAAATTGCCGCGAAAAACTTCTATCGTCCAAGGGATGAGAAGCATCTCGCTGAATATGAAGACCAATTTGCAAATATAGATATGGTGACTGTCGATGATACGTTTGGCGGGTGGAAAAAAGCCCAGGAAACACATTTCAATGACGGTGGTACATTTGACGAAATTTATCAACCGCAATAAGCATGGGGGAGAAGATGGATATTCACATCTTCTCTTTCATAAATCAGAAAAAGAGCTGGGGCGAAGCGATGAATATAGCGACAGAAGGAAAACAGAAGAAAAAGAGGACCATACCCGGTTTTGGATTGACGATGGGGTTTACGTTGCTATATCTCACCATCATCGTTTTGATCCCATTATCGATGGTTTTTCTAAACACATTTTCAATGGGATTTCAGGATTTTTGGGCGACCATAACTGAACCAAGGGTTGTCGCTTCGTATAAATTGAGTTTTTTGACAGCGTTAACTGCGGCCTTCGTGAACGCAGTTTTTGGCGTTTTAATTGCCTGGGTGCTTACACGTTATGAGTTTCCCGGCAAGCGGATCATCGATGGGCTGGTTGATTTGCCTTTTGCCCTCCCAACTGCTGTGGCAGGGATTACTTTGACGACTTTGTACTCACCGAACGGATGGATCGGGCAATTTTTCAGCTTTAAAATCGCTTTCACTCCTATCGGGATTATCATCGCACTTATATTCATCGGACTTCCATTCGTAGTGCGGATGGTTCAACCGGTGCTTGAAAATATCGAAAAAGGGATGGAAGAGGCATCTGCTTCTTTAGGGGCGAATCGAATGCAGACATTCATTAAAATTATCTTCCCGGAATTGATTCCAGCGATATTGACGGGTTTTGCACTTTCTTTTGCGAGGGCACTTGGAGAGTATGGATCCGTTGTCTTCATTGCAGGAAATATGCCGTTTAAAACGGAGATTTCCCCGCTGATCATCATGACAAAGCTCGAACAGTATGATTATGAAGGGGCAACAGCTGTTGCAGCCGTCATGCTCATTATTACATTCATAATTTTGTTCACCATCAATATCTTACAATGGTGGACCGGCAAAAGATATTCAGGGAAGTAGGAGGGGACATGTTGGAACATGATAATTCGGTGGTTGCAAAAACGAATGACCCGGTCATTATAACGAGAAACGCAACAAAAGAGCCTAAATCCATACAGTGGGTCCTTATTTCCATTGTATTGTTATTTCTGACTTTGTTTTTAGTTGTCCCATTAATCGCGATCTTTGTAAAGGCATTCGAAAAAGGTGCCGAAACATATTTTGCGGCCATTTCCCATCCTGATTCCTTGGCTGCGATTAAATTGACATTGATCGTTGTCCTCATCACTGTGCCGCTCAATGCCATATTTGGGGTAGTGGCTGCGTGGACCATAACTAAATATGATTTTAAGGGGAAAAACTTTTTAATAACGTTGATAGATTTGCCTTTTTCCGTATCCCCAGTCATAGCCGGTTTGATTTTTGTCCTTCTCTTCGGCTTGCATGGAACACTTGGTCCATTGCTGCAAACCTTTGACATTAAAGTGATCTTTTCAATACCAGGGATTGTCATTGCCTCCATTTTCATTACCTTTCCATTCATTGCGCGTGAATTGGTCCCGCTCATGCAAAGTCAGGGGACGTCTGAAGAAGAGGCATCACTAACGCTGGGGGCGGGAGGGTTTAAGACATTTTGGTACGTAACCCTTCCCAATATAAAATGGGGACTATTATATGGAGTCATACTTTGCAATGCCAGGACAATCGGGGAGTTTGGGGCTGTATCGGTCGTATCGGGCCATATACGGGGGATGACCAATACGATGCCGCTTCATATTGAAATCTTATACAATGAATATCAATTTTCAGCTGCTTTTGCCGTTGCATCCCTGATGTCCATTTTTGCAATCATAACCTTGATCATTAAAAGTTTCATAGAATGGAAAACGGACTTTAAATCAACAAAAGCGAGTTAGGGGGGGAATGAAATGAGTATCATCATTGAAAATGTTACAAAATATTACGGGTCTTATCAAGCTCTCCAAAACATTAATATGGAAATAAAAAGCGGGGAACTCGTAGCACTTCTTGGCCCGTCCGGATCTGGAAAAACGTCATTACTGCGTATCATTGCGGGTCTTGAACAGGCAGAGAACGGAAAGATCCTCTTTAATGAAGAGAATTACACGCATAAGCATGTAAAAGATCGAAATGTTGGTTTCGTCTTCCAGCATTATGCCCTTTTTCGCAATATGACCATTTTTGACAATATTGCCTATGGATTGAAGGTCCGTCCTAGAAAAATAAGGCCAAGTAAAAAAGTGATTGAACAGAAGGTTACCGAGTTGCTTCAGCTCGTCAAGCTTGAAGGATATAAAGATCGTTATCCATCCCAATTATCAGGCGGCCAACGCCAGCGTGTTGCTTTGGCAAGGGCACTTGCGGTTGAACCGAATATTCTTTTGCTTGATGAACCATTCGGGGCACTGGATGCCAAGGTTCGTAAAGAACTTCGGCGTTGGCTAAGAAGGCTTCATGATGAATTCAACGTTACGAGTGTGTTCGTGACGCATGATCAGGAAGAGGCGATGGATGTAGCTGATCGGGTCGTTATCATGAATGAAGGGAAAATTGAACAGATTGGAACTCCGGAAGAAGTTTATAATCA
It contains:
- a CDS encoding sulfate ABC transporter substrate-binding protein encodes the protein MKKLMKLTSLILAFGVLAGCNSEKTEGDGTSKSKTLELLNVSYDPTRELYQEFNEAFVKHWKEESGQDVTIQQSHGGSGKQGRAVIDGLEADVVTLALAYDIDAIYEASNLLAGDWQKRLPENSTPYTSTIVFLVKKDNPKGIKDWDDLTKKDVSVITPNPKTSGGARWNYLAAWAYAEKNFDNDETKVKDFMKKLYQNVEVLDSGARGATTTFVERGIGDVLIAWENEAYLTLEEFGDDKYEIVNPSISILAEPPVAVVDEVVEKKGTKEVAEAYLEYLYTDAGQEIAAKNFYRPRDEKHLAEYEDQFANIDMVTVDDTFGGWKKAQETHFNDGGTFDEIYQPQ
- a CDS encoding sulfate/molybdate ABC transporter ATP-binding protein, which gives rise to MSIIIENVTKYYGSYQALQNINMEIKSGELVALLGPSGSGKTSLLRIIAGLEQAENGKILFNEENYTHKHVKDRNVGFVFQHYALFRNMTIFDNIAYGLKVRPRKIRPSKKVIEQKVTELLQLVKLEGYKDRYPSQLSGGQRQRVALARALAVEPNILLLDEPFGALDAKVRKELRRWLRRLHDEFNVTSVFVTHDQEEAMDVADRVVIMNEGKIEQIGTPEEVYNQPQNPFVYDFLGSVNLFKGNVHQGKLLIGNVEMNAPGSEDGLGTGYVRAHNFIIERASSEKDSIASIVDHIHTIGPIVRIEVIRQDTNEPLEIELTKEQYLNLEISKGERVFVRPKELKVFVDFMAGI
- the kynA gene encoding tryptophan 2,3-dioxygenase — translated: MDNGPKDKHRLEEGMVTDFEKDMSYGDYLHLNQILSSQHRLSGHHDEMLFIIIHQTSELWMKLILHELTAATEHIEAGHLEPSFKMLSRVARIQQQLVQSWNVLSTLTPSDYMEFRDKLGNSSGFQSFQNRLIEFALGQKNSQILAVFRHQPELYESMMAALNKPSIYDAAIGALAAKGLPVDESVLNRDWSETYRANASVESAWLKVYRDVHKYWDLYELAEKLVDIGSQQQFWRFNHMSTVERIIGNKMGTGGSSGVSYLKKVVEQPFFPELWTLRTKL
- the cysW gene encoding sulfate ABC transporter permease subunit CysW, with product MEHDNSVVAKTNDPVIITRNATKEPKSIQWVLISIVLLFLTLFLVVPLIAIFVKAFEKGAETYFAAISHPDSLAAIKLTLIVVLITVPLNAIFGVVAAWTITKYDFKGKNFLITLIDLPFSVSPVIAGLIFVLLFGLHGTLGPLLQTFDIKVIFSIPGIVIASIFITFPFIARELVPLMQSQGTSEEEASLTLGAGGFKTFWYVTLPNIKWGLLYGVILCNARTIGEFGAVSVVSGHIRGMTNTMPLHIEILYNEYQFSAAFAVASLMSIFAIITLIIKSFIEWKTDFKSTKAS
- the nadD gene encoding nicotinate (nicotinamide) nucleotide adenylyltransferase, with product MGKIGVYGSSFDPVTNVHLWTASTIAHRAKLDKVIFLPCANGRIDKQMKTSNGHRWKMLGLAIGGNPLFEVSDYEINERAGTSKQYTWYTMEYFKSRYPMDEVYFIMGADLLEDIDNQELPIHLRWKFREKLIANHKFIVMARDGIDMLKIISKSPLLRNYDDGNTFHLIDKGLSMEISSTYIRDEFAMGGEPRYLLPDQCYQYIVDNKLYQKGSNS
- the cysT gene encoding sulfate ABC transporter permease subunit CysT; this encodes MNIATEGKQKKKRTIPGFGLTMGFTLLYLTIIVLIPLSMVFLNTFSMGFQDFWATITEPRVVASYKLSFLTALTAAFVNAVFGVLIAWVLTRYEFPGKRIIDGLVDLPFALPTAVAGITLTTLYSPNGWIGQFFSFKIAFTPIGIIIALIFIGLPFVVRMVQPVLENIEKGMEEASASLGANRMQTFIKIIFPELIPAILTGFALSFARALGEYGSVVFIAGNMPFKTEISPLIIMTKLEQYDYEGATAVAAVMLIITFIILFTINILQWWTGKRYSGK
- a CDS encoding cyclase family protein, which encodes MNPWLDISQRLNESTPYWPGDAQYSYRLNSSIAEGASVNVGEIRMSTHLGTHIDAPFHFDGQGKKTSNLISIYILELHL